One Nonomuraea angiospora DNA segment encodes these proteins:
- the rbsD gene encoding D-ribose pyranase, giving the protein MRRNQGTLNAQLARVISELGHTDTIVVTDAGLPIPREVERVDLAVRENLPRFLDLLDAVLDEVAVEGVLLSEEIKQHSPDMLAAIEERFDRLGLTLEFLPHTEFKRATAGARAAVRSGEFTPYANVLLTAGVVY; this is encoded by the coding sequence ATGAGGCGCAACCAAGGAACGCTCAACGCCCAGCTCGCCCGCGTGATCTCCGAGCTCGGCCACACCGACACGATCGTGGTCACCGACGCGGGGCTGCCCATCCCGAGGGAGGTGGAGCGCGTGGACCTGGCCGTCAGGGAGAACCTGCCGCGTTTCCTCGACCTGCTGGACGCGGTGCTCGACGAGGTGGCCGTGGAGGGCGTGCTGCTGTCCGAGGAGATCAAGCAGCACAGCCCGGACATGCTGGCCGCGATCGAGGAGCGGTTCGACCGGCTCGGCCTGACGCTGGAGTTCCTGCCGCACACCGAGTTCAAGCGGGCCACCGCCGGCGCCAGGGCGGCCGTGCGCTCCGGCGAGTTCACCCCGTACGCCAACGTCCTGCTCACCGCGGGCGTCGTGT